One stretch of Candidatus Baltobacteraceae bacterium DNA includes these proteins:
- a CDS encoding FAD-dependent monooxygenase, whose amino-acid sequence MADVLIVGAGPTGLTLAIQLARYGVPVRIVDWVPEPMRESRALAIQRRSMQLFERIEVAALLVERGLHYREVFVHTPQKAIVQQELDLLAVPQSETERILGEWLTVRTGTQIERGVRLVHLEQEPGKVRVHFRGPSGETSGEYSYVVGCDGANSTVRHLLDVQFSGEQVSESFALGDLQIDADFPRDAVSIHQTSVNLVAIFPLPNDLTRVIIERAAGFESLPTLDDFRSALYLAGIQARSYGDPVWISQLVTNQRRTLTMAKGRVFLAGDAAHTHSPLGAQGMNAGIQDAENLAWKIALTYRHGAFATVLNSYATEREAIAAKLVRKVRSPRDRIAAFVEQPVIYDRSPIVMRAATPKPGPGSHAPDGALIRTLDGTETTVSAMFSTLRHLMLVFTYRRDQFTHEMLLAMQVHADLVDVQIVARDDSVAGAQLLDAAGSVFRAFGADGEPQYVLIRPDGYIAARGALRDHRIVTTYLSDTFGVITAQAP is encoded by the coding sequence ATGGCAGACGTCCTAATCGTAGGCGCGGGGCCTACCGGACTCACGCTCGCGATTCAGCTTGCGCGCTACGGCGTACCCGTTCGCATCGTCGACTGGGTGCCGGAGCCGATGCGCGAGTCGCGTGCCCTCGCGATTCAGCGTCGGAGCATGCAGCTTTTCGAACGCATCGAGGTTGCTGCGCTCTTGGTCGAGCGCGGCTTGCATTATCGCGAAGTGTTCGTGCATACGCCGCAAAAGGCGATCGTGCAACAGGAGCTCGACTTGCTCGCCGTACCGCAGAGCGAGACCGAGCGCATTCTCGGTGAGTGGTTGACGGTCCGCACCGGCACCCAAATCGAGCGTGGCGTGCGGCTCGTGCATCTCGAACAAGAGCCAGGCAAAGTCCGCGTGCATTTTCGCGGGCCTAGCGGCGAGACATCGGGCGAATACTCGTACGTGGTCGGATGCGACGGTGCGAACAGTACCGTTCGACATTTGCTCGACGTGCAGTTTTCCGGCGAGCAAGTCTCGGAGAGCTTCGCGCTCGGCGATCTGCAGATCGACGCGGATTTTCCGCGCGACGCCGTATCGATTCATCAAACGAGTGTGAACCTCGTCGCGATCTTTCCGTTGCCGAACGATCTCACGCGCGTGATCATCGAACGCGCCGCAGGGTTTGAATCCCTGCCGACACTCGATGATTTCCGCTCGGCGTTGTATCTGGCCGGAATTCAAGCGCGCAGCTACGGAGATCCGGTCTGGATCTCACAGCTCGTCACGAATCAGCGGCGCACGTTGACGATGGCAAAGGGACGCGTGTTCCTCGCCGGTGATGCAGCCCACACGCATTCACCACTCGGTGCGCAAGGGATGAACGCCGGCATCCAAGATGCGGAAAATCTCGCATGGAAGATCGCGCTCACGTATCGGCACGGAGCCTTCGCAACGGTCCTCAATTCATACGCGACCGAACGTGAAGCAATCGCAGCCAAGCTCGTTCGCAAAGTGCGTTCGCCTCGGGATCGCATCGCAGCGTTCGTCGAGCAGCCGGTCATCTACGATCGCAGCCCGATTGTGATGCGCGCAGCGACGCCGAAACCTGGTCCGGGCTCGCACGCTCCCGACGGGGCGTTGATTCGAACGCTCGACGGAACGGAAACAACAGTCTCCGCGATGTTCTCGACGCTGCGTCACCTCATGCTCGTGTTCACATACCGGCGCGATCAGTTCACTCACGAGATGCTCCTTGCGATGCAAGTCCACGCCGATCTCGTCGACGTACAAATCGTTGCGCGTGATGATTCGGTAGCGGGCGCGCAGCTGCTGGACGCGGCTGGAAGCGTCTTTCGCGCATTCGGCGCGGACGGTGAACCGCAATATGTGTTGATTCGTCCGGACGGCTACATCGCGGCACGTGGGGCACTACGCGACCACCGTATCGTCACGACGTATCTCTCGGACACTTTCGGGGTAATAACCGCCCAAGCTCCGTGA
- a CDS encoding 2Fe-2S iron-sulfur cluster-binding protein has product MKFPRISRKRFIVRAAVPTLAASAGVRPDFAPAAEQPLEERGPGPIPVSLKINGETHTLALEPRVTLLDALRERLGLTGTKKGCDQGTCGACTVLVDGRRVNACLTLAVMAEGKAVTTIEGLGSPESLHPMQAAFLSSDGFQCGYCTPGQIVSAVGLVSERRPTSDDSSIRMWMSGNICRCGAYPNIVDAIRKAGRHA; this is encoded by the coding sequence GTGAAATTTCCCAGAATAAGCCGCAAACGGTTCATCGTTCGTGCCGCTGTTCCAACGCTGGCGGCGAGCGCCGGAGTACGTCCCGACTTCGCGCCGGCAGCCGAGCAGCCGCTGGAAGAGCGGGGCCCCGGCCCGATTCCCGTTAGCCTGAAAATCAACGGCGAGACACACACGCTCGCTCTCGAGCCGCGCGTCACGTTGCTCGATGCGCTGCGCGAACGCCTCGGATTGACCGGCACCAAGAAGGGCTGCGATCAAGGCACGTGCGGCGCGTGCACGGTCCTGGTCGACGGCCGCCGCGTCAACGCGTGCCTGACGCTCGCCGTGATGGCCGAGGGAAAAGCCGTTACGACGATCGAGGGTCTCGGCTCGCCGGAGTCGTTGCATCCGATGCAGGCGGCGTTTCTTTCCAGCGACGGCTTCCAATGCGGCTATTGCACGCCGGGGCAGATTGTTTCTGCGGTCGGTCTCGTGTCTGAACGTCGCCCCACGAGCGACGATTCGTCGATTCGCATGTGGATGAGCGGCAACATCTGCCGCTGCGGCGCATATCCCAATATCGTTGACGCGATTCGCAAAGCGGGGCGTCACGCGTGA
- a CDS encoding xanthine dehydrogenase family protein subunit M has protein sequence MNLFRFARAGTAGAAIATVEGDPRASYIAGGTNIVDLMKDDAVMPSLLVDITMLPFAHIDADDSTVRIGALSRMSDVADAKAVVHGLPAVSQALLESASPQLRNMATIGGNIMQRTRCAYFRDVATACNKRSDGTGCSALGGVNRMHAIMGGSDRCICVHASDLAVALVAFDAMLHLRGSAGERTMPLSDFYLLPGSTPARETALAHGELIAAVEVPLAAYTRNSTYLKARDRSQYEFALVSVAAGLDISGGQIRAARIALGGVAPVPWRAREAERALQGQTPSRAVFTAAAQSALRGARGYGQNDYKIPLAQRAIVRALQTVSGSAA, from the coding sequence GTGAATCTTTTCCGATTTGCGCGCGCCGGTACGGCCGGCGCTGCGATCGCGACGGTTGAGGGCGATCCGCGCGCTTCGTACATTGCAGGCGGAACGAATATCGTCGACCTGATGAAAGACGACGCGGTCATGCCGTCCCTGCTCGTCGACATCACGATGCTGCCATTCGCGCACATCGACGCCGATGATTCGACCGTTCGCATCGGCGCGCTCTCGCGAATGAGCGATGTTGCAGACGCGAAAGCCGTGGTGCATGGCCTTCCCGCCGTCTCGCAAGCCTTGCTCGAGAGCGCATCACCGCAACTTCGCAATATGGCGACGATCGGCGGCAATATCATGCAGCGCACGCGCTGCGCATACTTCCGCGATGTCGCGACCGCGTGCAACAAGCGTTCCGACGGGACAGGGTGTTCGGCACTTGGAGGCGTCAATCGCATGCACGCAATCATGGGTGGCAGCGACCGCTGCATCTGCGTGCACGCCTCGGACCTCGCGGTTGCACTGGTCGCGTTCGACGCGATGCTGCACTTGCGTGGTTCGGCCGGTGAGCGGACGATGCCGCTATCTGATTTCTATCTGTTGCCGGGTTCGACGCCCGCGCGCGAGACGGCGCTTGCGCACGGTGAGCTGATCGCCGCGGTCGAGGTTCCCCTCGCCGCGTACACCCGTAATTCGACATATTTGAAAGCGCGCGATCGCAGCCAGTACGAATTTGCGCTTGTGTCGGTGGCGGCGGGTCTCGACATCTCCGGCGGACAGATCCGCGCCGCACGGATTGCGCTCGGCGGCGTCGCGCCCGTCCCGTGGCGCGCGCGTGAAGCCGAACGCGCACTGCAAGGTCAAACTCCGTCGCGAGCCGTTTTCACTGCAGCCGCGCAGAGCGCGCTTCGCGGCGCGCGCGGTTACGGTCAAAATGACTACAAGATACCGCTCGCGCAGCGCGCGATCGTCCGCGCATTGCAAACGGTATCCGGGAGCGCCGCATGA